The following nucleotide sequence is from Deltaproteobacteria bacterium.
CCGCGGTTGGTGTGCTGGCTTTATTTTTGATGGTCATTTTGTTTATTGGATTTTTTAAACATATGAGCGCCATGGTCTTCGGCAAGAAACCCGCTGAAATTGAAACCGGCAACGAAAATGTCTGGCTTATTATTCCACCCATCGTGCTTCTCCTTGTTTTTGTTTGTCTGAGTTTTTTTATCCCGGGTTTTTTGCGCACATTGATTGATAGTGTTACAGCGAGTTATTCATGATGATGGAAAATATAAAAAAATATATTCCAAAGAATTCAAAAGTTGATTTTTGCAACAATGTCGCTTTTTTTGAAGCGTCCGTTTTGGAAATCAGAGAAATTGTCAAAGATTTGCACAGAAATAAAAATCTTTCGCTGAAACTCATTACCGCTACAGATGAGAGAGAAGAACAGGGGTATTTTAAGATATGGTATGTGTTTGGTGTTTTAAAAGAGAATGCGTTTATCATTCCTTTCATCCAGTTAAAAAATACGGAAGAATTTCCTTCGATGGTTTCCTCCATCCATGCCGTTTGGAATCATGAAAAGAAAATACAAACTTTTTTTGGACTTTCTCCGGTTGGACATCCCGATCCCCGGCCGATTCTTCTGCATGAAAATTGGCCCGCGCAGGTTTTTCCATTAAGAAAAGATTTCGACTGGAAAACCAGACCCGAAGAGGCTCAAGCGACATATCTTTTTCAGAAGGTCGCGGGCGAGGGCATTTATGAAATACCGGTAGGTCCAATTCATGCAGGCATTATTGAGCCCGGACATTTCCGGTTTAGTGTTGCCGGAGAAAAAATTGTGTTTTTGGAACCGCGTCTTGGTTTTACCCATAAGGGAAGCGAAAAATTATTTGAAGTTCTCCCGATTCCTTCAAAAATTCGTCTTTCAGAAAAAATATCCGGTGACAGTTCGTTTAGTCATTCGCTGGCTTTTTGTCAGGCTGTTGAACAACTCATGGAGATCAAGGTGCCAACACGCGCACTTTATTTGCGCGTTATTTACGCAGAACTGGAACGTTTGGCAAATCACTTCGGCGATATCGGTATGATTATGCTCGACACAGGTTTTAATTTCGGCGGCGCGCAGGGAGCGCGTCTCAGGGAAATGACGATGCAAATAAATGAACGGCTTACGGGAAGCCGGTTTTTGCGCGGGGTCAACAAAGTGGGTGGAGTTGCGAAGGACATTGCGATCACGGAAAAAAGCAGATTGTCCGACGAACTCTCAAAAATAGACAAAGATTTTTGCGAAATAATTGCGGTGGAGGAAAATAGTACATCATTATTGAATCGTCTGAAAGGTACCGGTGTTCTCTTACAAAAGGTTGGCAGGGATCGCGGTGTTGTAGGCGTGGCCGCAAAAGCGGTCGGCATTCAAATCGATGGGCGTTTTGATTTTCCGTATGCGGCCTACGACCAACTAAGTCTGGGCGAGATTAAAACAGAGCAGGATGGCGATGTCGCCGCGCGCATGAGTGTTCGTATCAAGGAAGTGCGCTCATCCATCGAGATAATCCAGCAGGCTTTGCGTAAAATTCCGGAGGGACCTATCGGTGCGTCTGTTGAAAACACACCGTTGAAAAAGAACGCCCTCGCCGTCAGTCTTGTTGAGGGATGGCGCGGCGAAATCGTTTATTTTCTCACAACAGACGTGTTTGGAAATATCAGTCGAGTTGTTCCCAATGATCCTTCCTTTGTGAATTGGACTGTGCTTGGGACTGTCAGCTTTGATAATATCGTCCCCGATTTTCCACTGATCAATAAAAGTTTCAATCTGTCCTATTCAGGAAATGATTTGTAGACGGATAATGTTTTTTATAAAAAATTCATCAAAGAGAACTTGTTTTAAAATGGAATCTTTCGTATAAACCCACTCCATTAACTTACATAAAAGGAGGTTCTGTGAAAAAAATATTTTTTCTGTGTCTGGCGTTAACAACCATTAGCTTTATTGGTTGCGGCACCCCCGGAAATCCATCATCGGGTACAACAGGTGCAGGCACGGGAACGACCACCAATGGGGGAACTGTTTCCGGAAGTGGTAATTAATTCAAATAAACTTTAAGGGGGATCTATGAAGAAAAAAATGTTTTCGAGAAAAAGTTTTTTGCTCATTGCGATCTGTTTTGTTTCCTTTCTAACTTCTTCAGCGTGGGGTGCTTTGACAACAGGGGCGACATATTCCGTTGTGTTATCCAAGGTCAATAGCGACGGTTCCACGACCGATGTGACTTCAACGACCGCCGTAGCCGATTCCAACGGTAAGATTAGTTTTAGTTTTTCAAGTATTCCAACAAATAGTGACGCCAATTTTTTGGCGGTGACAGTCAAAGGACCCACTGCGGATGCATCGGGAAGGGCAACTCCAGACACTCAAAATACCATTGTTCGTCAAGGGCTTTCACCAGCCCCGTCGCCGGGTGTTACCAATCTGACAGGTGTTAACGACATGTCTTATACGCAGTCTCAAGCCCTGTTGCAGGGATTTTCGGCA
It contains:
- a CDS encoding NADH-quinone oxidoreductase subunit C, producing MMMENIKKYIPKNSKVDFCNNVAFFEASVLEIREIVKDLHRNKNLSLKLITATDEREEQGYFKIWYVFGVLKENAFIIPFIQLKNTEEFPSMVSSIHAVWNHEKKIQTFFGLSPVGHPDPRPILLHENWPAQVFPLRKDFDWKTRPEEAQATYLFQKVAGEGIYEIPVGPIHAGIIEPGHFRFSVAGEKIVFLEPRLGFTHKGSEKLFEVLPIPSKIRLSEKISGDSSFSHSLAFCQAVEQLMEIKVPTRALYLRVIYAELERLANHFGDIGMIMLDTGFNFGGAQGARLREMTMQINERLTGSRFLRGVNKVGGVAKDIAITEKSRLSDELSKIDKDFCEIIAVEENSTSLLNRLKGTGVLLQKVGRDRGVVGVAAKAVGIQIDGRFDFPYAAYDQLSLGEIKTEQDGDVAARMSVRIKEVRSSIEIIQQALRKIPEGPIGASVENTPLKKNALAVSLVEGWRGEIVYFLTTDVFGNISRVVPNDPSFVNWTVLGTVSFDNIVPDFPLINKSFNLSYSGNDL